The following coding sequences are from one Planctomycetota bacterium window:
- a CDS encoding FAD-dependent oxidoreductase: MRATAWALIAVTIAGVVRADEPAAHDVLVYGGTSGGITAAIQVAKQGKSVVIVEPGKHLGGLTSGGLGATDIGNKKAIGGLARDFYRRIRAYYNQPAVWKQETFKQYGARKRGGFDLNEDTMWTFEPRVAERIYREMLEELAVPVIHGERLDLKSGVTKRGNRIVSITMESGRKFTAKMFIDASYEGDLMAKAGVRYHVGREANSVYDETLNGVQLGQKHHQFKVQVDPFVKPGDPASGLLPGVQAGGPGEHGTGDHRVQAYNFRMCLTDAEPNRVPFPQPAGYDPLRYELALRAILAGQWDGLGSPTPMPNRKTDTNNNGAFSSDNIGMNYDYPDGDYATRERIWQEHEQYQQGWCYFLANDPRVPQRIHDQVNQWGLSKDEFVDNHHWPHQLYVREARRMIGALVMTEHHCRGDRTVDDSVGLAAYTMDSHNVQRNVRDGFALNEGDVQVGGFPPYSISYRAIVPQQGECGNLLAPVCLSASHIAYGSIRMEPVFMVLGQSAASAAVQAIESSCDLQQIDYSKLRERLLADQQILDWTGPKPYRGVSAASLPGMVLDDDKAKSVGTWAEGRTVPGYVGSGYLHDENADKGTKRLVFALPIKQSGRYEVRISYTALANRATNVPVTVMADDGEHRYTVNQRQAPEIDGRFHKLGVLPFTAGAPYKLAIETTGTDGHVIVDAVQLLPLP, translated from the coding sequence ATGCGCGCTACGGCCTGGGCCTTGATCGCGGTCACCATTGCCGGCGTGGTGCGCGCCGACGAACCTGCGGCGCACGACGTGCTTGTCTACGGCGGCACCAGTGGCGGGATCACGGCCGCGATTCAAGTGGCCAAGCAAGGAAAGTCGGTCGTGATCGTCGAACCGGGCAAACACCTGGGGGGGCTCACTTCCGGCGGACTGGGAGCCACCGACATCGGCAACAAGAAAGCGATCGGCGGGCTGGCGCGAGATTTCTATCGCCGCATCCGCGCCTATTACAACCAGCCGGCGGTCTGGAAGCAGGAAACGTTCAAACAATACGGCGCGCGCAAACGCGGCGGCTTTGACCTGAACGAAGACACGATGTGGACGTTCGAGCCTCGCGTGGCCGAGCGGATTTACCGCGAGATGCTCGAGGAACTGGCCGTGCCGGTGATTCACGGCGAGCGGCTGGACCTGAAATCGGGCGTCACCAAACGCGGCAATCGAATTGTGTCGATCACGATGGAAAGCGGCCGGAAGTTCACCGCCAAGATGTTCATCGACGCCAGCTACGAAGGGGATCTGATGGCCAAGGCCGGCGTCCGCTACCACGTGGGGCGCGAAGCCAACTCGGTGTATGACGAAACGCTGAACGGCGTGCAGTTGGGGCAGAAACATCACCAGTTCAAAGTACAGGTCGATCCGTTCGTCAAACCAGGCGATCCGGCGAGCGGTCTGTTGCCGGGCGTCCAGGCTGGCGGGCCGGGCGAGCATGGCACCGGCGATCACCGGGTCCAGGCCTATAACTTTCGCATGTGCCTGACCGACGCCGAACCTAACCGCGTGCCGTTCCCCCAGCCGGCGGGTTATGACCCCCTGCGCTATGAACTGGCGCTGCGGGCGATCCTGGCCGGGCAATGGGACGGCCTGGGGTCGCCCACGCCGATGCCGAATCGCAAGACCGACACGAACAACAACGGAGCCTTCTCGTCGGACAACATCGGGATGAACTACGACTATCCCGACGGCGACTACGCCACGCGCGAACGGATTTGGCAAGAGCACGAGCAGTATCAGCAAGGTTGGTGCTACTTCTTGGCCAACGATCCGCGCGTGCCGCAGCGCATTCACGACCAGGTCAACCAATGGGGCTTGTCGAAGGACGAATTCGTCGACAACCACCACTGGCCCCACCAGTTATACGTTCGCGAGGCGCGACGCATGATCGGCGCGCTGGTGATGACCGAGCATCACTGCCGCGGTGACCGCACGGTGGACGACTCGGTCGGCCTGGCGGCCTATACAATGGACTCGCACAACGTCCAGCGCAATGTCCGCGATGGCTTCGCCCTGAACGAAGGGGACGTGCAGGTTGGTGGCTTTCCCCCGTACAGCATCAGCTATCGCGCGATCGTCCCCCAGCAAGGCGAGTGCGGCAACCTGTTGGCGCCAGTCTGCTTGTCGGCCTCGCATATTGCCTATGGCTCGATCCGCATGGAGCCGGTTTTTATGGTGCTGGGACAGTCGGCCGCGTCGGCGGCGGTGCAGGCCATCGAATCAAGCTGCGACCTCCAGCAGATTGATTATTCAAAATTGCGCGAGCGGTTGCTGGCCGATCAGCAAATTCTTGATTGGACCGGCCCCAAGCCTTATCGCGGCGTGTCGGCGGCGTCGCTCCCGGGCATGGTGCTCGACGACGACAAGGCGAAATCCGTCGGCACGTGGGCCGAAGGGCGAACCGTGCCAGGCTACGTTGGCAGCGGGTACCTTCACGATGAAAACGCCGACAAGGGGACGAAACGGCTGGTCTTTGCCTTGCCGATCAAGCAATCGGGTCGGTACGAGGTTCGCATCAGCTATACGGCGCTCGCCAACCGGGCCACCAATGTGCCAGTGACCGTAATGGCGGATGATGGCGAACACCGTTACACCGTGAACCAGCGGCAAGCCCCAGAGATCGACGGCCGGTTCCACAAACTCGGCGTGCTGCCGTTTACTGCCGGAGCACCTTACAAGCTAGCGATCGAAACGACGGGCACCGATGGCCACGTGATTGTCGATGCCGTACAGTTGTTGCCGTTGCCGTAG
- a CDS encoding beta-lactamase family protein encodes MNRRTLLKFGVVSTLGSPLLAALQRARLDDAVDVLNRATASGQVAAAALHVSRRNESFTRAFGKAAGERAMFLLGSISKPIAMTSLMTFFDRDEFKLADPLKKFIPEFRGDGRETVTMQHLLTHVSGLPDQLRDNDALRRRHAPLGEFVAQAIRTPLEFTPGSRYQYSSMGILLAARVAELLSGTDILSLVDRTVFQPLGMQHSAQGLGRFALEQLVPVQTEFAAPEAGAGDPGAKDWDWNSAYWRKLGAPWGGTHCSAGDVARFLTEFLLQQGKVVRPETARLMTMNHNPPGQTARGLGFVVGAAAGSPGCSERTFGHTGSTGTLAWADPTSQTICVVLTSLPGRAVKPHPRELAAAQVALAAK; translated from the coding sequence ATGAATCGACGCACGCTGCTCAAGTTCGGAGTTGTCTCGACCCTGGGGAGTCCGTTGTTGGCGGCGTTGCAGCGGGCCCGGCTCGACGATGCCGTCGATGTGTTGAATCGCGCGACGGCCTCGGGGCAAGTGGCGGCAGCGGCGCTTCACGTTTCACGGCGAAACGAGTCGTTCACGCGCGCGTTTGGCAAAGCCGCGGGCGAGCGCGCCATGTTCTTGCTGGGTTCGATTTCCAAGCCGATCGCGATGACGTCGCTGATGACATTCTTTGATCGAGACGAGTTCAAGCTGGCGGATCCGCTGAAAAAGTTCATCCCGGAGTTCAGGGGCGATGGGCGTGAGACGGTGACGATGCAACACTTGTTGACGCACGTGTCGGGGTTGCCCGATCAATTGCGCGATAATGACGCGCTGCGCCGGCGGCACGCACCGCTGGGCGAGTTCGTGGCCCAGGCCATTCGCACGCCGCTCGAATTCACGCCAGGGTCGCGCTACCAATACTCCAGCATGGGCATCCTGCTGGCGGCGCGCGTGGCCGAGTTGCTGAGCGGGACCGATATTCTGAGTCTGGTCGATCGAACCGTGTTCCAGCCGCTCGGGATGCAACACTCGGCGCAAGGGCTCGGTCGCTTCGCGTTGGAACAGTTGGTGCCTGTGCAGACCGAGTTTGCCGCCCCCGAGGCCGGCGCTGGTGATCCCGGCGCCAAGGACTGGGATTGGAACAGCGCGTACTGGCGCAAACTTGGCGCCCCCTGGGGGGGAACTCATTGCTCGGCAGGGGACGTCGCCAGATTTCTGACGGAGTTTCTCTTGCAGCAAGGCAAGGTCGTGCGTCCCGAGACGGCGCGGCTGATGACCATGAATCACAACCCACCGGGCCAGACGGCGCGCGGGTTGGGATTTGTGGTCGGCGCGGCGGCCGGCAGCCCGGGCTGTTCGGAGCGGACGTTTGGCCATACGGGCTCGACGGGCACGTTGGCGTGGGCCGATCCGACGAGCCAGACGATTTGCGTCGTGCTAACCTCGTTGCCTGGCCGGGCCGTTAAGCCGCACCCGAGGGAACTTGCCGCGGCCCAAGTAGCGCTGGCGGCGAAGTGA
- a CDS encoding SGNH/GDSL hydrolase family protein: MAILRLGGLILTIVLAAWNGTTCAAENLLLNSQFSFHAFDSSRTGTPGTYRSGSVPCWNTDAYGDVEVWRSTRAPQLRPPRPTDGVVKLRPGKRFSQFMLLCEVGLDHGDQVSLQVFGRQSRPGALQAAVHCLRLDNQPGTFSNPPDARVFPKHSRGELVRGPSYTSGANAAGDVVVKVERATIVGKFTESADASNDEPNTIGLLIEFTNTSTDDVWFYSPTLCRGPKAQGNLADARATPELYRSIPRTMQKLWRGEPLHIIVMGSSIDRGSANPRLVLYDEDPQSSTFKQALTGSDFDGEKIGRPEWNDYIGWWQHHFMYGGRLRQLLMQKFDYPIDKLLLNTMACDGSSVGESHSGLAEYAELRVRPNPAANGHREGKSWRELYPTVFARAEGARPDLVVFGSGANEHIDGPDEVAVFEGAIRWFQRHYPETEFVFCMWQNREAYSPNPPHLDELALRYQIPLVDLGRTLSLTTRHCNSYALCPKDGHPQAAGHYLWAKQLEQVFDAPGPIRSGLAQLQLPERISPQSISWEAEMTTYDAGHSRLRGKTAVILDDTVVNLWAKTKSELVTIVVDGATMPNQRRPSPRRDTRNSTVALGRLTLGDRHIVEVTGDGVELVAVDMKTALNRRWYGVENPLWSGQSALQPQASGASASKAAEPFTSSWGAPFGNQQRMLKPGESIEIIAPATDLSVAFADDPAGGELLITVDEADALKLATNQPFVMANGEKVFGENRRGIRGLPYGLHLVRVTAQGDNVRLLGLFAYDTRANRNHERVLRGYASPGERIDFATPFKARPLVFTTGGLNVERVTEIRPERVTFGGSAAGGYEIIGE; encoded by the coding sequence ATGGCAATACTCCGGCTTGGCGGTTTGATCCTGACAATCGTGCTGGCCGCATGGAACGGTACAACCTGCGCCGCTGAGAACCTGTTGCTGAACAGCCAGTTCTCGTTCCATGCGTTCGACAGCTCGCGCACCGGGACGCCGGGCACGTATCGCAGCGGGTCGGTCCCCTGCTGGAACACCGACGCTTATGGCGACGTGGAAGTCTGGCGTTCGACGCGCGCTCCCCAACTGCGCCCGCCGCGCCCGACCGATGGCGTGGTCAAGTTGCGGCCTGGCAAACGATTCTCGCAGTTCATGCTGCTGTGCGAGGTCGGCCTCGACCACGGCGACCAGGTCAGCTTGCAAGTCTTTGGCCGACAGTCGCGCCCCGGTGCTTTGCAAGCGGCTGTGCATTGTCTGCGGCTCGACAACCAGCCGGGCACCTTCAGCAATCCGCCCGACGCCCGGGTGTTTCCCAAGCATTCGCGCGGCGAGTTGGTGCGCGGGCCCAGCTACACCTCCGGCGCCAACGCCGCCGGCGATGTCGTCGTCAAAGTCGAAAGGGCCACAATCGTCGGCAAGTTCACCGAAAGCGCCGACGCGTCGAATGACGAGCCCAACACCATCGGCTTGCTCATCGAGTTCACCAATACCTCAACCGACGATGTCTGGTTCTACAGCCCCACGCTGTGCCGTGGCCCGAAGGCGCAAGGCAATCTTGCCGACGCGCGGGCGACGCCCGAGCTGTACCGAAGCATTCCGCGCACCATGCAAAAGCTGTGGCGCGGCGAACCGTTGCACATCATCGTCATGGGAAGCAGCATCGATCGCGGCAGCGCCAACCCGCGGCTGGTCCTCTATGACGAGGATCCTCAGTCGTCAACATTCAAGCAAGCGCTGACCGGCAGCGACTTCGACGGCGAGAAGATTGGACGCCCCGAGTGGAACGACTACATCGGCTGGTGGCAGCATCACTTCATGTATGGCGGCCGGCTGCGTCAACTGCTGATGCAGAAGTTCGATTATCCGATCGACAAACTGTTGCTAAACACGATGGCCTGTGACGGTTCCTCGGTCGGAGAGTCCCACTCGGGACTAGCCGAGTATGCCGAACTCCGCGTTCGGCCAAACCCAGCGGCCAATGGCCACCGCGAAGGAAAGTCCTGGCGCGAGCTGTATCCCACGGTGTTTGCTCGTGCGGAAGGCGCGCGCCCCGACCTGGTCGTCTTTGGCAGCGGGGCCAACGAGCACATCGACGGCCCGGACGAGGTGGCGGTCTTCGAGGGAGCGATTCGCTGGTTCCAGCGGCATTACCCCGAGACGGAGTTCGTCTTCTGCATGTGGCAGAACCGCGAGGCGTATTCTCCCAACCCACCCCATCTCGACGAGTTGGCCCTGCGTTACCAGATTCCCCTGGTTGATCTAGGTCGCACGCTCAGTCTGACCACGCGGCATTGCAACAGCTATGCCCTCTGTCCCAAAGACGGCCACCCGCAGGCGGCCGGGCACTACTTGTGGGCCAAGCAATTGGAACAAGTGTTCGACGCGCCGGGACCAATTCGCTCGGGCCTGGCCCAACTTCAACTCCCCGAACGGATCAGCCCGCAATCGATCAGCTGGGAAGCCGAGATGACGACCTACGACGCGGGGCACTCGCGCCTGCGCGGCAAGACCGCGGTGATCCTCGACGATACCGTGGTCAATCTGTGGGCCAAGACAAAGAGCGAATTGGTGACGATCGTGGTGGATGGCGCCACCATGCCCAATCAGCGCCGGCCCTCTCCGCGCCGCGACACGCGCAACTCGACCGTGGCGCTGGGGCGTTTGACGCTCGGAGACCGACACATTGTCGAAGTGACTGGCGATGGTGTTGAGCTGGTGGCGGTCGATATGAAGACCGCACTCAATCGACGCTGGTATGGCGTGGAAAATCCGCTGTGGAGCGGCCAGTCCGCGTTGCAACCGCAAGCGAGCGGCGCCAGCGCGAGTAAAGCAGCCGAACCGTTCACATCGAGTTGGGGCGCCCCCTTCGGCAACCAGCAACGCATGCTGAAGCCCGGTGAATCAATAGAGATCATTGCCCCTGCCACGGACTTATCAGTGGCCTTTGCCGACGACCCAGCGGGGGGCGAACTGCTGATCACGGTTGACGAAGCCGACGCTTTGAAGCTGGCGACCAATCAGCCGTTTGTCATGGCCAACGGCGAAAAAGTATTTGGCGAAAACCGTCGCGGCATTCGCGGCTTGCCCTACGGCCTGCACCTGGTGCGCGTGACGGCTCAAGGGGACAACGTGCGGCTGTTGGGGTTGTTCGCCTATGACACGCGCGCCAATCGAAACCACGAGCGCGTGCTGCGCGGCTATGCCTCGCCCGGCGAGCGAATTGATTTCGCCACGCCGTTCAAGGCGCGCCCCTTGGTCTTTACGACCGGCGGGCTGAATGTCGAGCGAGTGACTGAGATTCGGCCCGAAAGGGTCACGTTTGGCGGCTCGGCGGCCGGTGGCTACGAGATCATCGGCGAATGA
- a CDS encoding SDR family oxidoreductase translates to MSIFDRFRLDGKRLFITGGSRGLGREMALAIADAGADVILVGREASSLEKTALDIRQLGRQAFVLQGDIGQPAECEAICQRALDEFGPIHILINNVGGRVVPTPTIELPTETWLELMDLNLTSVFICTKLIGGEMVRRGQGGRVINIASISGMIANKGIGGRSYETAKAAVIHFTRATAVDWAPHRVTVNAICPGGFMTEPNVRWSQEKPEVIAGFRAEIPLGDFGQPEDLGPLAVYLASDASRYMTGAALVIDGGYTLL, encoded by the coding sequence ATGAGCATCTTCGACCGCTTTCGACTCGACGGCAAACGACTGTTCATCACCGGCGGCAGCCGCGGCCTGGGGCGAGAAATGGCGCTGGCCATCGCCGACGCCGGGGCCGACGTGATCCTGGTCGGTCGCGAAGCGAGCAGCCTGGAAAAAACCGCCCTCGACATTCGCCAATTGGGCCGGCAAGCGTTCGTGCTGCAGGGGGACATCGGCCAGCCCGCCGAATGCGAAGCCATTTGCCAGCGCGCTCTCGACGAGTTCGGCCCGATTCACATCCTGATCAACAACGTCGGCGGGCGCGTGGTGCCGACGCCGACCATCGAGCTGCCGACCGAAACCTGGCTCGAGTTGATGGACCTGAACCTGACCAGCGTATTCATCTGCACCAAACTGATCGGCGGCGAAATGGTGCGGCGCGGCCAGGGGGGTCGCGTGATCAACATCGCCTCGATCTCGGGGATGATCGCCAACAAGGGGATCGGCGGACGCAGCTACGAGACCGCCAAGGCGGCAGTCATCCACTTTACCCGGGCCACCGCGGTCGATTGGGCCCCGCATCGTGTAACGGTCAACGCGATCTGTCCCGGCGGTTTCATGACCGAGCCGAACGTCCGCTGGTCCCAGGAAAAGCCCGAGGTGATCGCCGGCTTTCGCGCCGAGATCCCGCTGGGCGATTTTGGCCAGCCCGAGGATCTGGGGCCGCTGGCGGTCTATCTGGCGAGCGACGCCTCGCGCTACATGACCGGCGCGGCACTGGTAATCGACGGCGGGTATACGCTGCTGTGA
- a CDS encoding SMP-30/gluconolactonase/LRE family protein, with product MIRLSVAALALLCATLTLRAADAPKPVHPDRQAQPGVPQGKITKGVFEDSKIFPGTRRDYSVYVPAQYSPEKPASLMVFMDGNGYAKADGAFRVPVVFDNLIHQGAMPVTIAVFVSPGNIPATQPGAKDRSNRSFEYDSMGDRYARFLIDEFLPVALKDLNASTDPKQRAVCGISSGGICAFTVAWEKPEQFGKVLSHIGSFTNIRGGWAYPGLVRRTKASPKPIKVYLQEGKDDLNNLFGNWPLANQDLAAALRFAGYQHQLVMTDGGHSGQFGGEALPDALRWLWGTQEMPAPVAANPDANKAATNWQPHPDAVPRDDVPHGTVEKMATWESKIFPGTTRDWAVYVPAQYNKETPAALMVFQDGHSYLDVKGRWRVPVVFDNLIARGNMPPTIAVFINPGHEVSKAKPNSPWRSSNRSYEYDNLGDRYARFLLEEILPEVEKRYNVTKNPELRAIGGASSGGICAFTVAWEHPDSFRKVLSTVGSFTNLRGGNVYPSLVRKTEPKPLRVYLADTSGDVDNQFGSWPWSNQLMNSALSYMGYDVRFDWAEGYAHNSDHGGALFPEALKWLWRKERYAPEIDTKGDLRGDMTLLKLLIPGEEWRPVAENLGFADAPCTDTEGNFYFSDMKAPAVYKLNVAKGSRIELVKEAVSGLEFGPDGLLYGCQGAKSRVISIDPKSGAVKVLAENVAPNDLAVTADGFVLITETKHSRVTRIDTRTGEVAVAASGITRPNGIALSGDGGTLAVSDSGGENVWTFRVNAGGVLDAQMPSMTMRLLIDPKGEFKFNEPPPYQAASRGDGMAVDKSGRYYVTSAAGVQVFDPTGRQCGVLPKPIESQPLTSCVLAGAGHEYLYVTNGNTIFRRKLKVE from the coding sequence ATGATTCGTCTCAGCGTCGCCGCCCTTGCCTTGCTTTGCGCCACGTTAACACTTCGCGCGGCCGACGCGCCGAAGCCGGTGCATCCCGACCGGCAAGCCCAGCCCGGCGTGCCGCAAGGCAAGATCACCAAGGGAGTCTTTGAAGACAGCAAGATTTTCCCCGGCACGCGGCGGGACTACAGCGTTTATGTCCCGGCTCAGTATTCGCCCGAAAAGCCGGCCAGCCTGATGGTGTTCATGGACGGCAACGGCTACGCCAAGGCGGACGGCGCGTTTCGAGTGCCGGTCGTGTTCGACAATCTGATTCATCAAGGGGCCATGCCAGTTACGATTGCCGTGTTCGTGAGCCCCGGCAACATTCCCGCCACGCAGCCCGGCGCCAAGGACCGGAGCAATCGCTCGTTTGAGTACGACTCGATGGGGGACCGCTACGCCCGGTTCTTGATCGATGAGTTCCTGCCCGTGGCGCTCAAGGACTTAAACGCCTCGACCGATCCCAAGCAGCGAGCCGTGTGCGGCATTTCGTCGGGCGGCATCTGCGCGTTTACCGTGGCCTGGGAAAAGCCCGAGCAATTCGGCAAGGTGCTCAGCCACATCGGCAGCTTCACCAACATCCGTGGCGGTTGGGCTTACCCGGGCCTGGTGCGCAGGACCAAAGCCTCGCCCAAGCCGATCAAGGTTTACCTGCAAGAAGGCAAAGACGACTTGAACAATCTGTTCGGCAACTGGCCGCTGGCCAATCAGGATCTGGCCGCGGCCTTGCGCTTCGCTGGTTACCAGCATCAACTGGTGATGACCGATGGCGGGCACAGCGGCCAGTTTGGCGGCGAAGCGTTGCCCGACGCGCTCCGCTGGTTGTGGGGAACCCAGGAGATGCCTGCGCCAGTTGCAGCGAATCCCGACGCGAACAAAGCTGCTACCAACTGGCAGCCACACCCCGACGCGGTGCCGCGCGACGACGTGCCCCACGGCACGGTCGAGAAGATGGCGACCTGGGAATCGAAGATTTTCCCTGGCACGACGCGCGACTGGGCCGTCTACGTCCCGGCCCAATACAACAAGGAAACACCCGCCGCGCTGATGGTGTTCCAGGACGGCCACAGCTACCTGGACGTCAAGGGTCGCTGGCGCGTGCCGGTGGTGTTTGACAATTTGATTGCGCGCGGCAACATGCCGCCGACCATCGCCGTGTTTATTAACCCCGGGCACGAGGTCTCGAAAGCGAAGCCAAACAGCCCGTGGCGCTCGTCGAACCGCAGTTACGAGTACGACAACCTGGGGGACCGCTACGCCCGGTTCCTGCTCGAAGAGATTCTGCCCGAGGTCGAAAAGCGCTACAACGTGACCAAGAATCCCGAGTTGCGCGCCATCGGCGGCGCGAGCTCAGGGGGCATCTGCGCGTTTACCGTGGCTTGGGAACATCCCGATTCGTTCCGCAAGGTGCTGTCGACCGTCGGCAGCTTCACGAATCTGCGCGGCGGCAATGTCTACCCATCGTTGGTGCGCAAGACCGAACCCAAGCCGTTGCGAGTTTACCTGGCCGATACCAGCGGCGACGTCGACAACCAGTTCGGTAGCTGGCCCTGGTCGAATCAATTGATGAACTCCGCGCTGAGCTACATGGGCTATGACGTTCGCTTTGATTGGGCCGAGGGGTACGCGCACAACTCCGATCACGGCGGCGCGTTGTTTCCCGAAGCGCTGAAATGGCTGTGGCGCAAGGAGCGATACGCGCCCGAGATTGATACCAAGGGTGACCTGCGCGGCGACATGACGCTGTTGAAGCTGCTGATCCCTGGCGAAGAGTGGCGGCCGGTGGCCGAGAACCTGGGCTTTGCCGACGCACCGTGTACCGACACCGAGGGGAACTTCTACTTCTCCGACATGAAGGCCCCGGCCGTTTACAAGTTGAACGTGGCTAAGGGTTCGCGGATCGAGCTGGTCAAGGAAGCGGTCAGCGGGTTGGAGTTCGGACCCGATGGCTTGCTGTATGGCTGTCAGGGAGCGAAGAGCCGCGTGATCTCGATCGATCCCAAAAGCGGTGCGGTCAAGGTATTGGCCGAAAATGTCGCGCCGAACGATTTGGCCGTCACCGCCGATGGTTTCGTATTGATCACCGAGACCAAGCACAGTCGCGTCACGCGCATCGACACTCGTACCGGCGAGGTGGCCGTAGCGGCGTCGGGAATTACCCGTCCCAATGGCATCGCTCTGTCGGGTGACGGCGGGACGTTGGCCGTCTCGGACTCGGGGGGCGAAAACGTCTGGACCTTCCGCGTGAATGCCGGCGGCGTGCTCGACGCGCAAATGCCCTCGATGACCATGCGCCTGCTGATCGATCCCAAGGGCGAGTTCAAGTTCAACGAGCCGCCCCCGTACCAGGCCGCGTCGCGCGGCGACGGAATGGCCGTTGACAAGTCAGGGCGCTACTACGTCACGTCGGCGGCCGGCGTGCAGGTGTTCGACCCGACCGGTCGCCAGTGTGGCGTGCTGCCCAAGCCGATCGAGTCGCAGCCGTTGACGAGTTGTGTCCTGGCCGGCGCGGGACACGAATACCTTTACGTCACCAACGGCAACACCATCTTCCGCCGCAAACTGAAGGTAGAGTAG